The proteins below come from a single Corylus avellana chromosome ca3, CavTom2PMs-1.0 genomic window:
- the LOC132176635 gene encoding uncharacterized protein LOC132176635 isoform X2, translating into MLSSSCSHSLPHRPFLLPPLSRIRVSNRPGTLCPNTRTLRSFQPHSTLSKNRLKISCFRHEDFASEPPKTEFVEHYLPEESVNSENDKSSASKRDWTSSLREAANAVFRVIGSQWTVPWTAETILQVMLLWIAAFWFIGSWMIPFVAHVAGFNKESLTHRGQALFSLITDVTEGLAGIAILHRCLSRFRPLPPDWFKFSLKGNWHADVILGCLMFPLVNRVSLFNLNLLPLLPSTPGTLSSVEQSIMARDPVAMALYAVVVSICAPVWEEIVFRGFLLPSLTKYMPVWCAILVSSVVFALAHFNVQRMLPLIFLGMVMGVIFTRSRNLLPSMLLHSLWNGFVFLDLMK; encoded by the exons ATGTTGAGCTCTTCCTGTTCTCACTCTCTCCCCCACCGCCCCTTCCTTCTCCCCCCTCTCTCTCGGATTAGGGTTTCCAACCGACCCGGAACTCTGTGCCCGAATACCCGAACTCTTCGGAGCTTTCAACCTCATTCGACCCTCTCAAAGAAC AGATTGAAAATATCATGCTTTAGGCATGAAGATTTTGCTTCAGAACCCCCAAAGACTGAATTTGTTGAACATTATCTGCCTGAGGAGTCAGTGAATTCAGAAAATGATAAGTCGAGTGCCAGTAAAAGAGATTGGACATCGAGTCTTCGGGAG GCTGCAAATGCAGTGTTTAGGGTGATTGGGAGCCAGTGGACTGTACCTTGGACGGCAGAGACCATACTGCAGGTTATGCTTCTTTGGATTGCTGCGTTTTGGTTTATAGGCTCATGGATGATTCCATTTGTGGCCCATGTAGCAGGTTTCAACAAGGAATCTCTGACTCATAGAGGACAAGCTTTATTCAGCCTCATAACCGATGTAACTGAAGGCCTTGCTGGAATTGCAATCCTTCATCGATGCCTGTCTAGGTTTCGGCCACTTCCACCTGATTGGTTTAAGTTTAGTCTGAAAGGGAACTGGCATGCTGATGTCATTCTGGGATGCTTAATGTTTCCGTTGGTCAACCGGGTCTCACTATTCAACCTTAACCTACTGCCTCTTTTGCCTTCTACGCCTGGCACCCTCTCAAGCGTTGAGCAGTCAATTATGGCTCGGGATCCTGTGGCAATGGCGTTATATGCGGTAGTAGTTTCAATTTGTGCTCCAGTCTGGGAGGAAATAGTGTTCCGCGGTTTCCTTCTTCCTTCCTTGACCAAGTACATGCCTGTATGGTGTGCAATACTGGTGAGCTCAGTCGTCTTTGCTCTAGCACATTTTAATGTACAGAGGATGCTACCGCTTATTTTTCTTGGGATGGTAATGGGTGTTATTTTCACACGGTCAAGGAATCTATTACCATCAATGCTCTTGCATAGCCTTTGGAATGGATTTGTGTTCTTAGATTTAATGAAATAG
- the LOC132176635 gene encoding uncharacterized protein LOC132176635 isoform X1 has product MLSSSCSHSLPHRPFLLPPLSRIRVSNRPGTLCPNTRTLRSFQPHSTLSKNIILQRLKISCFRHEDFASEPPKTEFVEHYLPEESVNSENDKSSASKRDWTSSLREAANAVFRVIGSQWTVPWTAETILQVMLLWIAAFWFIGSWMIPFVAHVAGFNKESLTHRGQALFSLITDVTEGLAGIAILHRCLSRFRPLPPDWFKFSLKGNWHADVILGCLMFPLVNRVSLFNLNLLPLLPSTPGTLSSVEQSIMARDPVAMALYAVVVSICAPVWEEIVFRGFLLPSLTKYMPVWCAILVSSVVFALAHFNVQRMLPLIFLGMVMGVIFTRSRNLLPSMLLHSLWNGFVFLDLMK; this is encoded by the exons ATGTTGAGCTCTTCCTGTTCTCACTCTCTCCCCCACCGCCCCTTCCTTCTCCCCCCTCTCTCTCGGATTAGGGTTTCCAACCGACCCGGAACTCTGTGCCCGAATACCCGAACTCTTCGGAGCTTTCAACCTCATTCGACCCTCTCAAAGAAC ATTATTTTGCAGAGATTGAAAATATCATGCTTTAGGCATGAAGATTTTGCTTCAGAACCCCCAAAGACTGAATTTGTTGAACATTATCTGCCTGAGGAGTCAGTGAATTCAGAAAATGATAAGTCGAGTGCCAGTAAAAGAGATTGGACATCGAGTCTTCGGGAG GCTGCAAATGCAGTGTTTAGGGTGATTGGGAGCCAGTGGACTGTACCTTGGACGGCAGAGACCATACTGCAGGTTATGCTTCTTTGGATTGCTGCGTTTTGGTTTATAGGCTCATGGATGATTCCATTTGTGGCCCATGTAGCAGGTTTCAACAAGGAATCTCTGACTCATAGAGGACAAGCTTTATTCAGCCTCATAACCGATGTAACTGAAGGCCTTGCTGGAATTGCAATCCTTCATCGATGCCTGTCTAGGTTTCGGCCACTTCCACCTGATTGGTTTAAGTTTAGTCTGAAAGGGAACTGGCATGCTGATGTCATTCTGGGATGCTTAATGTTTCCGTTGGTCAACCGGGTCTCACTATTCAACCTTAACCTACTGCCTCTTTTGCCTTCTACGCCTGGCACCCTCTCAAGCGTTGAGCAGTCAATTATGGCTCGGGATCCTGTGGCAATGGCGTTATATGCGGTAGTAGTTTCAATTTGTGCTCCAGTCTGGGAGGAAATAGTGTTCCGCGGTTTCCTTCTTCCTTCCTTGACCAAGTACATGCCTGTATGGTGTGCAATACTGGTGAGCTCAGTCGTCTTTGCTCTAGCACATTTTAATGTACAGAGGATGCTACCGCTTATTTTTCTTGGGATGGTAATGGGTGTTATTTTCACACGGTCAAGGAATCTATTACCATCAATGCTCTTGCATAGCCTTTGGAATGGATTTGTGTTCTTAGATTTAATGAAATAG